The Doryrhamphus excisus isolate RoL2022-K1 chromosome 1, RoL_Dexc_1.0, whole genome shotgun sequence genome includes a window with the following:
- the LOC131101463 gene encoding beta-1,3-N-acetylglucosaminyltransferase lunatic fringe-like isoform X2, with the protein MWRSAGDQSLSSGSAGPRVAVAYLLVTGILATFTAGSMTNVPVSRGLFSDYFRQLTRERRAVSGSARSVAPPEAVELLSPDDLFIAVKTTSKYHRKRVDLLLDTWISRNKQNTYVFTDGDDAELRERMGGHMINTNCSATHSRQALSCKMAAEYDAFLMSERKWFCHVDDDNYLNVGALLRLLSQYSSRRDVYLGRPSLERPLEASEELSNASETRKVSFWFATGGAGFCLSRSLAISMRPWASDGAFAATAEHIRLPDDCVVGYIAGALLGVGLVRSPLFHSHLESLALLSRVHEQVTLSYSGKNTVNLRGPFSPQQDPTRHPLVPTLMSE; encoded by the exons ATGTGGAGGTCCGCCGGGGACCAGAGCCTCTCCTCCGGTTCAGCGGGACCTCGCGTCGCGGTCGCCTACCTGCTCGTCACCGGGATACTTGCTACTTTCACCGCCGGCAGCATGACGAACGTTCCGGTGAGCCGCGGGCTGTTCTCGGACTACTTCAGACAGCTGACCAGGGAGAGGAGAGCCGTGAGCGGTTCGGCGCGGAGCGTTGCCCCGCCCGAGGCTGTGGAGCTTCTCTCGCCGGACGACCTGTTCATTGCGGTGAAGACCACCAGCAAATACCACCGGAAGAGGGTGGATCTCCTCTTGGACACCTGGATCTCCAGAAATAAGCAAAAT ACGTACGTGTTCACCGATGGAGACGACGCGGAGCTGAGGGAACGGATGG GAGGTCACATGATCAACACCAACTGCTCAGCCACTCACAGCCGCCAGGCTCTCTCCTGTAAGATGGCGGCGGAATATGACGCCTTCCTCATGTCCGAGCGAAA GTGGTTCTGTCACGTGGATGATGACAACTACCTGAATGTGGGCGCCCTCTTGAGGCTGTTGTCTCAGTACAGCAGCAGGCGAGATGTTTACCTCGGGCGGCCCAGTCTGGAGCGCCCCCTGGAGGCCTCAGAGGAGCTCAGCAATGCCAGTGAAACG AGAAAGGTTTCCTTCTGGTTCGCCACAGGAGGGGCGGGTTTCTGTCTCAGTCGCAGCCTCGCCATCAGCATGCGACCCTGGGCCAG CGACGGTGCTTTTGCTGCGACGGCCGAGCACATCCGCCTCCCGGACGACTGCGTGGTGGGCTACATCGCGGGGGCGCTGCTGGGGGTCGGCCTCGTCCGCTCGCCATTGTTCCACTCCCACCTGGAGAGCCTGGCGCTGCTGTCGCGCGTACACGAGCAG GTGACTCTGAGCTACAGCGGCAAGAACACGGTCAACCTGAGAGGACCCTTTTCACCACAGCAAGATCCAACCAG ACACCCCTTGGTGCCAACCCTGATGAGTGAATGA
- the LOC131101463 gene encoding beta-1,3-N-acetylglucosaminyltransferase lunatic fringe-like isoform X1, giving the protein MWRSAGDQSLSSGSAGPRVAVAYLLVTGILATFTAGSMTNVPVSRGLFSDYFRQLTRERRAVSGSARSVAPPEAVELLSPDDLFIAVKTTSKYHRKRVDLLLDTWISRNKQNTYVFTDGDDAELRERMGGHMINTNCSATHSRQALSCKMAAEYDAFLMSERKWFCHVDDDNYLNVGALLRLLSQYSSRRDVYLGRPSLERPLEASEELSNASETRKVSFWFATGGAGFCLSRSLAISMRPWASDGAFAATAEHIRLPDDCVVGYIAGALLGVGLVRSPLFHSHLESLALLSRVHEQVTLSYSGKNTVNLRGPFSPQQDPTRFLSVHCVLYPDTPWCQP; this is encoded by the exons ATGTGGAGGTCCGCCGGGGACCAGAGCCTCTCCTCCGGTTCAGCGGGACCTCGCGTCGCGGTCGCCTACCTGCTCGTCACCGGGATACTTGCTACTTTCACCGCCGGCAGCATGACGAACGTTCCGGTGAGCCGCGGGCTGTTCTCGGACTACTTCAGACAGCTGACCAGGGAGAGGAGAGCCGTGAGCGGTTCGGCGCGGAGCGTTGCCCCGCCCGAGGCTGTGGAGCTTCTCTCGCCGGACGACCTGTTCATTGCGGTGAAGACCACCAGCAAATACCACCGGAAGAGGGTGGATCTCCTCTTGGACACCTGGATCTCCAGAAATAAGCAAAAT ACGTACGTGTTCACCGATGGAGACGACGCGGAGCTGAGGGAACGGATGG GAGGTCACATGATCAACACCAACTGCTCAGCCACTCACAGCCGCCAGGCTCTCTCCTGTAAGATGGCGGCGGAATATGACGCCTTCCTCATGTCCGAGCGAAA GTGGTTCTGTCACGTGGATGATGACAACTACCTGAATGTGGGCGCCCTCTTGAGGCTGTTGTCTCAGTACAGCAGCAGGCGAGATGTTTACCTCGGGCGGCCCAGTCTGGAGCGCCCCCTGGAGGCCTCAGAGGAGCTCAGCAATGCCAGTGAAACG AGAAAGGTTTCCTTCTGGTTCGCCACAGGAGGGGCGGGTTTCTGTCTCAGTCGCAGCCTCGCCATCAGCATGCGACCCTGGGCCAG CGACGGTGCTTTTGCTGCGACGGCCGAGCACATCCGCCTCCCGGACGACTGCGTGGTGGGCTACATCGCGGGGGCGCTGCTGGGGGTCGGCCTCGTCCGCTCGCCATTGTTCCACTCCCACCTGGAGAGCCTGGCGCTGCTGTCGCGCGTACACGAGCAG GTGACTCTGAGCTACAGCGGCAAGAACACGGTCAACCTGAGAGGACCCTTTTCACCACAGCAAGATCCAACCAG gttctTGAGCGTGCATTGTGTGTTGTATCCAGACACCCCTTGGTGCCAACCCTGA